In Pomacea canaliculata isolate SZHN2017 linkage group LG12, ASM307304v1, whole genome shotgun sequence, a single genomic region encodes these proteins:
- the LOC112576950 gene encoding Fanconi anemia group A protein-like isoform X1 codes for MEASIFRKPYFVGKFLPALLQPRHLPDVADTRMKFIEALKSAGKIPLSLYSKYEEACKKETRQLLEGVFELDDEDNMDDMLLEPMEQLRLRLAQLSKAVASGNSENKVTEIISIIADKIENLLKTEGDKDCERSNVCLVENCQSDLELKHVQIVDQIMNCVCRSVYASQQADCLWLQQLVRMLSQQKVLHKAFFTRFLLLVQNKGMLLSEHHIDGLAMLSFYLQLDGSIFPSICLRAHQSKNKSFLACILLYLPCRTEQTMMYSIRFLMTYLKTALKYCGKLKTDEKDFMQLLPSCLLKLFCLLVWHLVPKTQPLKEYEFLMLIASLTSPVLCLTHMMETYLGGIM; via the exons ATGGAGGCAAG caTATTCCGAAAGCCGTATTTTGTTGGAAAATTTCTGCCAGCTTTGCTTCAGCCAAGACAT TTACCAGATGTAGCAGACACCAGAATGAAATTCATAGAAGCTCTTAAAAGTGCTGGGAAGATCCCTTTATCGTTGTATTCTAAGTATGAGGAGGCttgtaaaaaagaaaccagACAACTTCTGGAGG GTGTATTTGAATTAGATGATGAGGACAATATGGATGATATGCTTCTTGAACCTATGGAACAGCTTAGACTTCGCCTAGCTCAGTTAAGTAAAGCAGTTGCTTCTGGAAACTCTGAAAACaaag TTACAGAAATTATATCCATCATCGCTGATAAAATTGAAAACCTGTTAAAAACTGAAGGTGATAAAGACTGTGAAAGAAGTAATGTGTGCTTGGTGGAAAACTGCCAGTCAGACCTGGAGTTAAAACATGTTCAG ataGTAGACCAGATAATGAACTGTGTGTGCCGTTCAGTTTATGCTTCACAACAAGCAGACTGTTTATGGCTTCAGCAGCTGGTGAGGATGCTCAGTCAGCAGAAGGTCCTTCACAAAGCCTTCTTTACACGATTTTTGCTTCTTGTGCAAAATAAG GGCATGCTGTTGAGTGAACATCATATAGATGGTCTTGCTATGCTGTCATTTTACCTTCAACTGGATGGATCGATCTTCCCTTCCATTTGTCTCAGGGCACATCAAAGCAAGAACAAATCTTTCCTAGCATGTATTTTGTTGTATCTCCCTTGCAGGACAGAACAAACAATGATGTATTCAATTAG GTTTTTGATGACCTATCTGAAAACTGCTTTAAAGTACTGTGGGAAGTTGAAGACAGATGAAAAGGACTTCATGCAGCTGTTACCAtcttgtcttctaaaactg TTTTGCCTCCTTGTCTGGCATCTGGTGCCAAAAACTCAACCTCTAAAGGAGTACGAGTTTCTGATGCTGATTGCCAGT
- the LOC112576953 gene encoding NADH dehydrogenase [ubiquinone] 1 beta subcomplex subunit 9-like produces the protein MAYLQTRAVSHAQRVRSLYKEAVRNLESTYGYHRHVFRYHAVLLRARFDEHANEMDARKAKKLLLDGEHELWLKMHPQPIKFPNSPGGVAYAREPHVSDWILDVWHPLEKAQYPEYFALREIRKKEFIERWEKKYGHVNHDDAHH, from the exons ATGGCGTACCTGCAGACGAGGGCCGTTTCACACGCTCAGAGAGTGAGAAGTTTATACAAAGAAGCGGTCAGAAATCTAGAGTCAACATATGGCTATCACAG GCATGTCTTTCGATACCATGCAGTCTTACTAAGAGCACGTTTTGATGAACACGCAAATGAGATGGATGCGAGAAAAGCTAAAAAGCTTCTGCTGGATGGAGAACACGAACTGTGGCTAAAAATGCATCCACAACCAATTAAAT TTCCTAATTCTCCAGGTGGAGTTGCCTATGCTAGAGAACCTCATGTATCAGACTGG ATCCTGGACGTCTGGCACCCACTGGAGAAGGCCCAGTATCCAGAGTACTTTGCTTTGcgtgaaataagaaagaaagaatttattgaACGATGGGAAAAGAAATATGGACATGTTAATCATGATGATGCACACCACTAA
- the LOC112576950 gene encoding Fanconi anemia group A protein-like isoform X2, which yields MKFIEALKSAGKIPLSLYSKYEEACKKETRQLLEGVFELDDEDNMDDMLLEPMEQLRLRLAQLSKAVASGNSENKVTEIISIIADKIENLLKTEGDKDCERSNVCLVENCQSDLELKHVQIVDQIMNCVCRSVYASQQADCLWLQQLVRMLSQQKVLHKAFFTRFLLLVQNKGMLLSEHHIDGLAMLSFYLQLDGSIFPSICLRAHQSKNKSFLACILLYLPCRTEQTMMYSIRFLMTYLKTALKYCGKLKTDEKDFMQLLPSCLLKLFCLLVWHLVPKTQPLKEYEFLMLIASLTSPVLCLTHMMETYLGGIM from the exons ATGAAATTCATAGAAGCTCTTAAAAGTGCTGGGAAGATCCCTTTATCGTTGTATTCTAAGTATGAGGAGGCttgtaaaaaagaaaccagACAACTTCTGGAGG GTGTATTTGAATTAGATGATGAGGACAATATGGATGATATGCTTCTTGAACCTATGGAACAGCTTAGACTTCGCCTAGCTCAGTTAAGTAAAGCAGTTGCTTCTGGAAACTCTGAAAACaaag TTACAGAAATTATATCCATCATCGCTGATAAAATTGAAAACCTGTTAAAAACTGAAGGTGATAAAGACTGTGAAAGAAGTAATGTGTGCTTGGTGGAAAACTGCCAGTCAGACCTGGAGTTAAAACATGTTCAG ataGTAGACCAGATAATGAACTGTGTGTGCCGTTCAGTTTATGCTTCACAACAAGCAGACTGTTTATGGCTTCAGCAGCTGGTGAGGATGCTCAGTCAGCAGAAGGTCCTTCACAAAGCCTTCTTTACACGATTTTTGCTTCTTGTGCAAAATAAG GGCATGCTGTTGAGTGAACATCATATAGATGGTCTTGCTATGCTGTCATTTTACCTTCAACTGGATGGATCGATCTTCCCTTCCATTTGTCTCAGGGCACATCAAAGCAAGAACAAATCTTTCCTAGCATGTATTTTGTTGTATCTCCCTTGCAGGACAGAACAAACAATGATGTATTCAATTAG GTTTTTGATGACCTATCTGAAAACTGCTTTAAAGTACTGTGGGAAGTTGAAGACAGATGAAAAGGACTTCATGCAGCTGTTACCAtcttgtcttctaaaactg TTTTGCCTCCTTGTCTGGCATCTGGTGCCAAAAACTCAACCTCTAAAGGAGTACGAGTTTCTGATGCTGATTGCCAGT